From Geitlerinema sp. PCC 9228, one genomic window encodes:
- a CDS encoding S8 family serine peptidase, protein MFDFLSSKQKRSRRAANREENAPNSQKQEALQGFALEPILTPSGGVDGEELDPAILQGDSPSDDAQVPELPDEEDTASSEGEDPIPEEDLEEIEFVSDEEASDETVSDGESNTTTSSESDSSAENTETASSSDSETSSNSESDSQETTKTSSETDSEDSESEIAADSEKSSPSSEENSDTTSSESTDDSSSTDSSDASETSESETTAKTSEESAEDSESQLADSSDASETSESETTAKTSEESAEDSETTTVESSDSEKAEETETTAEESSSEDSDTTTEESSDSEKVEETETTAEESSSEDSDTTTEETDETTEASNSEDSESDTAESETSPVEYTTGKFTVDESGQIGVDYLFDGGGYEGEVAIFSLEGMEEIQPGSREFIQEAANRAASDSESGHIVISDQDEGAKFEGRLGEENQNAGSYQSVKTFQMKPGDEFGVMLVPNGRVSDVVDNPDVGGDEKPLFSLKTANPNDGLHFGQIVDVTGEGNTFAMEDWRVDENSDRDYNDVIFQVRGASGEAPSMDEMVTSGKDWRGKDLGKALIEYTKPYITPEMPDAGGEADSGDTSAGSSDSSESTPSDSETTEDSQQTVVEDNPSSSDSDSEADSSQETTEDSEAAVKEDSQTSQQTTPADESTEDSSATSQPETEESSQEPSQQTEETAVSEKSSETSTSDESGKEPSSEASAETEETVVSEKSSDNSAEKSPETSTSEESSQDSPAASQPETEEIATSEDSQQQTQTSPEKVVSEKSSETSQQQPSSESEKTVASQTQNSSKDSEATQVSQGSTDKSADTSADTSSDSKPTETSSKSVDRSEETSQETEESSQSSQPETVASEETTSESDSSGSESGDSQETTAGDSSDDGFDPETVTYEDMPADVGDGSSETTVAESGDTEQLDNANDGDAAADSSSSPNQQSETETTSPAETKRSIEEKLATTPASQFESPKADQPLVGVIDTGFAGNNPDINYDNVTLGQDRVDGDDNPLLEKGEGNQHGTHTLGLISAQQNNGEGIDGINDEAPVWLGRGVGGNNWEESLNEFVDQVQESGRENAVVNLSMDLTQTDEDGNVTTRYELTPEERKALEYARQNNVAVVVAAGNDGGVMSALGQASQEFDNLITVGAAEETDASVSDARGHERADYSSYGRTLDIVAEGGTEDDGVFSTVGDGVGTMKGSSVATAKVTGAVSQVWAANPDLSYRQVLDLLKDTATDLDNPNWDEQTGAGLLNIAAAVNLARVTTPQEYDPEPLFAPDSWSGEGEVTAGERAVDFNYDITHESFDGTVAPIGHPWYGVAYRRSPEVDDKWGSGMAAVSDKYLEFDAWTYGEAVNDFWTGKADELWYRIAGTDYWVPSAYIYGYPNSGPSIQAPEESTSPDPGSSGSLPNPILSQKGAAYFENRPQYYTYGNIFAQSMYGSSLVDNTGNTEGNCTWYAHGRVLELGGNKAALQSMTGNANEWHHQSSNGTQIVSNPQPGDIAQWTSNGANHVAVVERVNSDGTIVISESHWKTNWDGGGEGTLHNVRTISANDPDRFLRVPGVQVDNDSNQPPAENIGPKPGYVNDNVGSVSLNFRSGPSVNDSIIGKLPKGSELTILEEVSGGEYPGDRTKWYKVEAKDKTGYVAAYYVTEGSDEEVPPQPGHGGVPHDAGNHIETQESSNGVVTHYYENGHLVLQPNGQKSWYEKGDGGDSSDSTSPNRSKIIKEPLEDQPNFEEANKKLADKGTSEKKALPWNKLHLPYLKNRLRDEIADSFEVVLGWKNAARHLRHYLNNTGSPIEDLNVDSMIQDLPDFKEVIEEDIKDLANRARRKIKSLGVHNNLEFSVSMPWDLDTKFYAQKHKSKDWFYALGGFYYRITGVINSVPSGSGSSDVTANFKVHVFDRYNWDEKKKTNIMGIEITDKFMGEFHKYGLANEYNITGSSTSLQYHWNFPNDTIFSNGKKIHLKNSRTNRRN, encoded by the coding sequence ATGTTCGACTTTCTCTCTTCCAAACAAAAACGTTCGCGCCGAGCCGCCAACCGCGAAGAAAACGCCCCAAATTCCCAAAAACAAGAGGCATTGCAGGGATTTGCTCTGGAACCCATCCTCACCCCCAGCGGTGGTGTGGATGGTGAGGAGTTAGACCCCGCAATCTTACAAGGAGATTCCCCAAGCGACGACGCACAGGTACCTGAGTTACCAGATGAAGAAGATACAGCAAGTAGTGAAGGGGAAGACCCCATACCTGAAGAAGATTTAGAAGAAATTGAGTTTGTAAGCGACGAGGAAGCTAGCGACGAAACCGTTAGCGATGGCGAAAGCAATACCACCACCAGCAGCGAATCCGATTCATCGGCAGAAAACACAGAAACCGCTAGCAGCAGCGATTCGGAAACCAGCAGCAACAGCGAATCGGATTCTCAAGAAACCACGAAAACCAGCAGCGAAACCGACAGCGAAGATAGCGAAAGCGAGATAGCAGCAGACTCGGAAAAATCTTCTCCTAGCAGTGAGGAAAACAGCGATACCACCAGTTCCGAATCGACAGACGATAGCAGTTCGACGGATAGCAGCGATGCTTCCGAAACTTCTGAAAGTGAGACCACCGCAAAAACCAGCGAAGAATCGGCAGAAGATAGCGAGAGTCAACTAGCCGATAGCAGCGATGCTTCCGAAACTTCTGAAAGCGAAACCACCGCAAAAACCAGCGAAGAATCGGCAGAAGATAGCGAAACTACCACGGTAGAAAGCAGCGATTCGGAAAAAGCGGAAGAAACTGAGACCACCGCAGAAGAAAGCAGTTCCGAAGATAGCGACACTACCACCGAAGAAAGCAGCGATTCGGAAAAAGTGGAAGAAACTGAGACCACCGCAGAAGAAAGCAGTTCCGAAGATAGCGACACTACCACCGAAGAAACCGACGAAACCACAGAAGCCAGCAACAGCGAAGATAGCGAAAGCGACACCGCCGAAAGCGAAACCTCTCCTGTGGAATACACCACCGGGAAATTCACCGTGGATGAAAGCGGTCAAATTGGCGTAGATTATTTATTTGACGGCGGCGGTTACGAAGGCGAAGTTGCCATCTTTAGCCTAGAAGGCATGGAAGAAATTCAACCCGGCAGCCGCGAATTTATCCAAGAAGCCGCCAATCGTGCCGCTAGTGACTCCGAATCCGGTCACATCGTCATTTCCGACCAAGACGAAGGTGCCAAATTTGAAGGTCGTCTGGGAGAAGAAAATCAAAACGCCGGTAGCTACCAAAGCGTGAAAACCTTCCAGATGAAACCAGGGGATGAATTTGGCGTCATGTTGGTTCCCAATGGTCGAGTTAGCGATGTGGTAGACAATCCCGACGTGGGTGGTGACGAGAAACCCCTGTTTTCTCTGAAGACAGCCAATCCCAACGATGGTTTGCACTTCGGTCAGATTGTGGATGTAACGGGAGAAGGGAACACCTTTGCCATGGAAGACTGGCGGGTGGATGAAAATAGCGATCGCGACTACAATGACGTTATCTTCCAAGTACGGGGTGCCAGCGGAGAAGCACCATCCATGGATGAGATGGTCACCTCAGGAAAAGACTGGCGAGGCAAAGATTTAGGGAAAGCCTTAATCGAATACACCAAACCCTACATTACCCCAGAAATGCCGGATGCTGGTGGTGAAGCCGACAGTGGCGATACCAGTGCTGGTAGTTCCGACAGCAGCGAAAGCACCCCATCCGATAGCGAAACCACGGAAGATTCCCAACAAACCGTAGTAGAAGACAACCCATCCTCTTCTGATTCCGATTCCGAGGCAGATAGCAGCCAAGAAACCACCGAAGATAGCGAAGCTGCGGTCAAAGAAGATTCCCAAACATCCCAACAGACAACACCTGCTGACGAGTCAACCGAAGATTCCTCCGCAACGTCGCAACCAGAAACGGAAGAATCTAGTCAAGAACCATCTCAGCAAACAGAAGAAACTGCAGTTTCCGAAAAATCTAGCGAAACCAGCACTTCTGACGAATCCGGTAAAGAACCATCCAGCGAAGCATCTGCCGAAACGGAAGAAACTGTGGTTTCGGAAAAATCTAGCGATAACTCCGCCGAAAAATCTCCCGAAACCAGTACTTCGGAAGAATCCAGCCAAGATTCGCCAGCAGCATCGCAGCCAGAAACGGAAGAAATCGCTACTTCTGAAGATTCCCAACAACAAACGCAAACATCTCCAGAGAAAGTGGTTTCGGAAAAATCCAGCGAAACTTCCCAGCAACAACCATCTTCCGAATCTGAGAAAACCGTTGCTTCCCAAACCCAAAACTCCTCTAAAGACAGCGAAGCCACCCAAGTTTCCCAAGGATCCACCGACAAGTCTGCGGATACCTCTGCCGACACCTCTTCAGACAGCAAACCAACGGAAACTTCCTCTAAATCGGTGGATCGATCCGAGGAAACTTCCCAAGAAACGGAAGAATCCAGCCAATCTTCCCAGCCAGAAACGGTGGCTTCTGAAGAAACCACTTCCGAAAGCGACAGTAGCGGTAGCGAATCTGGGGATAGCCAAGAAACCACTGCCGGCGACAGTAGCGACGATGGTTTTGACCCAGAGACGGTTACCTACGAAGATATGCCAGCCGATGTAGGTGACGGCAGTAGCGAAACCACGGTGGCTGAATCTGGCGATACCGAACAACTGGATAATGCCAACGACGGCGATGCGGCGGCAGACTCTTCCTCGTCACCAAACCAGCAAAGCGAAACCGAAACCACCTCGCCTGCGGAAACGAAACGGAGTATCGAGGAAAAATTAGCCACAACGCCGGCTAGTCAGTTTGAATCTCCTAAAGCCGACCAACCCCTGGTTGGTGTTATCGACACCGGCTTTGCTGGCAACAATCCAGATATTAACTACGATAACGTCACCCTGGGTCAAGACCGCGTGGATGGGGATGACAATCCCTTGCTAGAGAAAGGCGAAGGCAACCAACACGGTACTCACACCCTGGGATTGATTTCCGCACAGCAAAACAATGGTGAAGGCATTGATGGTATTAACGACGAAGCACCGGTTTGGTTGGGTCGCGGCGTTGGCGGCAACAATTGGGAAGAATCTTTGAATGAGTTTGTTGACCAGGTGCAAGAGTCGGGTCGCGAGAATGCTGTGGTCAATTTGAGTATGGATTTGACCCAAACTGACGAAGATGGCAACGTTACTACTCGCTACGAGTTGACGCCAGAGGAACGGAAAGCGTTGGAATACGCACGGCAGAACAACGTGGCGGTTGTGGTTGCGGCTGGCAACGATGGCGGCGTAATGTCAGCTTTGGGTCAAGCTTCCCAAGAGTTTGACAATCTGATTACCGTGGGTGCGGCGGAAGAAACTGATGCAAGTGTTTCGGATGCTCGCGGACACGAACGTGCGGATTATTCCAGTTACGGACGGACGTTGGATATTGTCGCTGAAGGTGGCACGGAAGATGATGGGGTGTTTTCGACGGTAGGCGATGGTGTGGGCACCATGAAAGGATCTTCGGTAGCCACGGCGAAAGTAACAGGTGCTGTGTCTCAAGTTTGGGCTGCCAATCCGGATTTAAGCTACCGTCAGGTTTTGGATTTGCTGAAGGATACGGCTACTGACTTGGATAATCCCAATTGGGACGAACAAACCGGTGCTGGTTTGCTGAATATAGCGGCGGCTGTGAATTTGGCACGGGTGACGACACCCCAAGAGTACGATCCGGAACCTCTGTTTGCTCCCGATAGTTGGAGCGGTGAAGGCGAGGTTACAGCAGGAGAACGAGCAGTTGATTTCAATTATGACATCACACATGAATCCTTTGATGGTACGGTGGCTCCCATTGGTCACCCTTGGTATGGCGTAGCCTACCGTCGCAGTCCAGAGGTTGATGATAAATGGGGCTCGGGAATGGCTGCTGTCAGTGATAAGTACCTGGAATTCGATGCCTGGACTTATGGGGAAGCTGTAAACGATTTCTGGACCGGCAAAGCGGATGAGTTATGGTATCGCATTGCTGGAACTGACTACTGGGTACCTAGTGCCTATATTTATGGCTATCCCAATAGTGGACCTTCCATTCAGGCACCGGAAGAATCTACATCACCCGATCCAGGTTCGTCTGGCTCCCTTCCCAATCCCATCTTGTCTCAGAAAGGAGCAGCATACTTTGAAAATCGTCCACAATACTATACCTATGGCAATATCTTTGCTCAATCCATGTATGGTTCCAGCTTAGTGGACAATACCGGTAACACGGAAGGAAATTGTACTTGGTACGCTCACGGTCGCGTTCTTGAGCTTGGTGGCAATAAAGCTGCATTACAGTCCATGACTGGGAATGCCAACGAATGGCACCATCAAAGTTCCAATGGAACGCAAATTGTCTCCAATCCTCAACCAGGTGATATCGCACAGTGGACAAGCAATGGAGCCAATCATGTTGCTGTTGTCGAACGTGTGAATTCCGACGGTACAATCGTCATCTCCGAATCTCATTGGAAGACGAACTGGGACGGTGGTGGTGAAGGTACGCTTCATAACGTTCGGACAATTTCAGCTAACGATCCCGACCGTTTCCTTCGCGTGCCTGGCGTTCAAGTTGATAATGATAGCAACCAACCTCCCGCTGAAAACATTGGTCCCAAACCAGGATATGTTAATGACAATGTGGGCAGTGTTTCTTTGAATTTCCGCAGCGGTCCGTCTGTGAATGATTCCATCATTGGTAAGTTACCAAAAGGAAGCGAGCTGACTATCCTGGAAGAAGTATCTGGTGGTGAATATCCAGGCGATCGCACAAAATGGTACAAGGTTGAGGCTAAAGATAAGACAGGTTACGTAGCTGCTTATTACGTTACGGAAGGTTCCGATGAAGAGGTACCACCGCAGCCTGGTCATGGGGGAGTTCCTCACGATGCAGGGAATCATATAGAAACGCAAGAAAGTAGCAACGGTGTCGTCACTCATTATTACGAAAACGGACATTTGGTCCTTCAGCCTAATGGTCAAAAATCTTGGTACGAAAAAGGAGATGGTGGCGACTCCAGCGATTCAACATCACCTAATCGCAGTAAAATAATCAAGGAACCATTGGAGGATCAACCAAATTTTGAAGAAGCCAATAAAAAATTAGCTGATAAAGGTACAAGTGAGAAGAAAGCGTTACCTTGGAATAAGCTACATTTGCCATATCTCAAGAATAGACTAAGAGACGAGATTGCTGATAGCTTTGAGGTGGTTTTGGGCTGGAAAAATGCGGCTCGACATTTAAGGCATTATCTTAACAATACAGGTAGCCCTATAGAGGATCTAAATGTTGATTCGATGATACAAGATTTACCTGATTTTAAGGAGGTAATAGAAGAGGATATAAAGGATCTTGCTAATCGTGCTCGAAGAAAAATTAAATCTCTTGGTGTTCATAACAATTTAGAGTTTTCTGTTAGTATGCCTTGGGATTTGGATACAAAATTTTACGCCCAAAAACATAAAAGCAAGGATTGGTTTTATGCGCTAGGTGGATTTTATTACAGAATTACAGGCGTCATCAATTCTGTTCCTTCTGGTTCAGGCTCTTCAGATGTTACTGCTAATTTCAAGGTACATGTTTTTGACCGCTATAACTGGGATGAGAAAAAGAAAACTAATATTATGGGGATAGAGATAACTGATAAATTTATGGGTGAATTTCACAAGTATGGCCTGGCAAATGAATATAACATAACTGGTTCTAGTACGAGTTTACAGTATCATTGGAATTTTCCAAACGATACGATTTTTTCAAATGGTAAAAAGATACATCTTAAAAATTCTAGGACTAATAGAAGAAATTGA
- a CDS encoding Uma2 family endonuclease, whose product MAITSRQLSLQEFLQLPEIDESPAWELVDQVPRQKPMPTAYHSILQKRLVAAIDACDSPYEAFPKLRCMVEPHSIVSDIVVMRREQIPTGNSPFVGAPPWIVEILSPNQSTTKIIAKMHICLQAGSQLGWLIDPGEKIVIVMRSRFSEVGKGQNYFSVFQGEEVLPVLEGLDWEIMPVRMFGWLF is encoded by the coding sequence ATGGCAATAACCAGTCGCCAACTCAGCCTGCAAGAATTTCTTCAGTTGCCGGAAATTGACGAATCGCCAGCTTGGGAATTGGTTGACCAGGTTCCCAGGCAAAAACCCATGCCAACAGCTTACCATAGCATTCTTCAGAAACGTTTGGTGGCAGCGATCGATGCTTGTGATTCTCCTTACGAAGCATTTCCCAAACTACGTTGTATGGTAGAACCGCATTCTATTGTTTCCGATATTGTGGTTATGCGGCGAGAGCAAATACCAACTGGAAATTCTCCATTTGTGGGTGCCCCACCTTGGATCGTTGAAATTTTATCTCCCAACCAAAGTACGACAAAAATTATTGCCAAGATGCACATTTGTTTGCAGGCAGGCAGTCAATTGGGTTGGTTGATTGACCCAGGGGAGAAAATTGTTATCGTTATGCGATCGCGTTTTTCCGAAGTTGGCAAAGGGCAAAATTATTTTAGTGTATTTCAAGGAGAGGAAGTTTTACCGGTTTTAGAGGGATTGGATTGGGAAATTATGCCGGTGCGAATGTTTGGCTGGTTGTTCTAG
- a CDS encoding DUF433 domain-containing protein: MIMAVISEHIEITPGICGGKPRIAGHRIRVQDVVIWHEQMGMSPDEIVSRHPTITLADVYAALAYYHDHFEEIRQQIRDSEAFVRQLQAEIPSKVQQKLKG; this comes from the coding sequence TTGATAATGGCAGTTATTTCAGAACATATTGAAATCACGCCAGGCATCTGTGGTGGCAAACCCCGTATTGCCGGTCATCGGATTCGAGTTCAAGACGTTGTCATTTGGCACGAACAAATGGGAATGTCTCCCGATGAAATTGTCTCGCGGCATCCTACCATTACGTTAGCTGATGTTTACGCAGCCTTAGCTTATTATCACGACCATTTTGAAGAAATTCGACAACAAATTCGAGATAGTGAAGCTTTTGTACGACAGTTACAAGCTGAAATTCCTTCTAAAGTACAGCAAAAATTAAAAGGATAA
- a CDS encoding transposase, whose protein sequence is MKYDPNIHKRRSIRLKGYDYSQPGAYFVTICINQGLLLLGKIKNGQLYLSEAGQMVHKVWNEIPIMYPGVETDAFVIMPNHIHGIIVLTENSNPPRSNFHTDNQSNHTEIAPMEKSMALGDVVHRFKSLTTTKYRYGVQDKNWPPFVKRLWQRNYYEVIVRNRHSLNKIREYINNNPLAWEQESEHWEQYHPQPDFF, encoded by the coding sequence ATGAAATACGATCCCAATATCCACAAACGCCGTTCTATCCGTTTAAAAGGATACGATTATTCGCAACCAGGTGCTTATTTTGTTACGATTTGTATCAACCAAGGGCTGCTACTGTTGGGAAAGATTAAAAATGGTCAGTTGTATCTCAGTGAAGCAGGTCAGATGGTTCACAAGGTATGGAATGAAATTCCCATAATGTATCCGGGGGTTGAAACTGATGCATTTGTGATTATGCCCAATCATATCCACGGAATCATCGTATTAACAGAGAATTCTAATCCTCCGCGATCGAATTTCCATACCGATAACCAGAGCAACCACACCGAGATTGCCCCTATGGAAAAATCGATGGCATTAGGTGATGTAGTGCATCGGTTTAAATCGCTTACTACAACAAAATATCGTTATGGGGTTCAGGATAAAAATTGGCCACCTTTTGTGAAACGATTGTGGCAACGCAATTATTACGAAGTTATTGTTCGCAACCGTCATTCTTTAAATAAAATTCGTGAATATATTAATAATAATCCATTGGCTTGGGAACAGGAATCAGAACATTGGGAACAATACCATCCGCAACCGGATTTTTTTTAG